A region from the Phycisphaerales bacterium genome encodes:
- a CDS encoding NAD(P)H-hydrate dehydratase produces MSEHDSHPPHQPSPLPRVPARDPKGHKGTFGTVLVVGGCCRGDARMIGAPALSAHAALRAGAGLVQLAMPAPIIQTGISLCPSATGLALRTHDDGSLITHEAAAQLDEAMARATAVAVGMGLGDAPDAAPLVLRLIQQEDAPVVIDADALNVLAQVPDLWRDFRAPCVLTPHPGEFQRLASAFRVTHDPTDAASRPLAAEALAQRLGAIVVLKGAGTVVSNGHETWVCDRGHACLATAGTGDVLAGVIASLAAQHAGTPPSPRMTVPRLSLFDIARLGVQAHALAGEMWASRHDTPSGLLAMELADLVPEAIESLRRT; encoded by the coding sequence ATGAGCGAGCACGACTCACACCCGCCACACCAGCCCTCCCCACTGCCTCGCGTTCCTGCGCGCGATCCCAAGGGGCACAAGGGGACGTTCGGCACGGTCCTTGTCGTCGGGGGATGCTGCCGGGGTGACGCGCGGATGATCGGCGCGCCGGCCCTTTCGGCCCATGCGGCACTTCGCGCTGGAGCGGGCCTCGTCCAACTCGCGATGCCCGCGCCCATCATCCAGACCGGGATCTCCCTCTGCCCCTCGGCGACGGGCCTCGCGCTCCGCACCCACGACGACGGCTCGCTTATCACCCACGAGGCGGCGGCGCAACTCGACGAGGCGATGGCGCGTGCGACCGCCGTGGCCGTGGGCATGGGGCTGGGAGACGCGCCCGACGCCGCGCCGCTTGTGCTGCGATTGATCCAGCAGGAAGATGCGCCGGTCGTGATCGATGCCGACGCATTAAATGTGCTCGCGCAGGTTCCCGACCTGTGGCGAGACTTCCGCGCACCGTGCGTGCTGACGCCCCATCCCGGAGAGTTTCAGCGCCTTGCGTCGGCGTTTCGGGTCACCCATGATCCGACCGACGCCGCGTCGCGTCCGCTCGCCGCCGAGGCCCTGGCCCAACGTCTTGGCGCCATCGTCGTCCTCAAGGGCGCGGGGACGGTTGTGAGCAATGGGCATGAGACCTGGGTCTGTGATCGTGGGCACGCGTGCCTTGCGACGGCGGGTACGGGCGATGTGCTCGCGGGAGTCATCGCGTCGCTCGCGGCCCAGCACGCGGGCACGCCCCCGTCTCCACGGATGACCGTGCCGCGACTCTCGCTCTTTGATATCGCGCGTCTGGGCGTGCAGGCCCACGCGCTCGCGGGCGAGATGTGGGCGTCACGCCACGACACGCCCTCGGGCCTGCTGGCGATGGAACTCGCCGACCTCGTTCCCGAGGCGATCGAGTCGCTCCGGCGGACCTAG
- a CDS encoding prepilin-type N-terminal cleavage/methylation domain-containing protein, protein MNRSPRARRAFSMIEVLISLAITGTLLAAALAALDASFKSYKVTSEGASTHVVTRMVMYRLMTMIRTGTEFGPYPADVLNAAQNPLNSTFIEFTTNENAGAGTKQIVRIERRDTATVGTYELWYVQKDYAGGTLTSTQARPLLVGVKEATFELQYDVGPRLKKATVDLTVLPNDLDDASIGSSLQTPTIRMVSSVSPRKLD, encoded by the coding sequence ATGAACCGCAGCCCGCGCGCCCGGCGCGCCTTCAGCATGATCGAGGTCCTCATCTCGTTGGCGATCACGGGGACGCTCCTCGCCGCAGCCCTCGCCGCCCTCGACGCCTCGTTCAAGAGTTACAAGGTGACGAGCGAGGGCGCTTCGACCCACGTCGTCACGCGCATGGTGATGTACCGCCTCATGACCATGATTCGCACGGGAACCGAGTTCGGGCCCTATCCCGCCGACGTCCTGAACGCGGCCCAGAACCCGCTCAACAGCACCTTCATCGAGTTTACCACCAACGAGAACGCCGGCGCGGGAACCAAGCAGATCGTCCGCATCGAGCGACGCGACACCGCCACGGTCGGGACCTACGAGTTGTGGTATGTCCAGAAGGACTACGCCGGCGGCACGCTCACCTCGACCCAGGCCAGGCCGCTCCTCGTGGGAGTGAAGGAGGCGACGTTCGAACTGCAGTACGACGTCGGACCGAGGCTCAAGAAGGCCACGGTCGACCTGACCGTCCTTCCCAACGACCTCGACGACGCGAGCATCGGATCGTCGCTCCAGACCCCGACGATCCGCATGGTCTCATCGGTCTCGCCTCGGAAACTGGACTAG
- a CDS encoding prepilin-type N-terminal cleavage/methylation domain-containing protein codes for MIHDIAGTVRAVRRRRRGPRAFTLLETMMALVIIGVGILAYVDAQTSFIKTNGWSSQAGTAMLLANEIREMTRRLPRHDPVTGLFVDGSSGSPVLVGWGREAGEATAADIDDIDDLDGIQFGNGGTLPGPIDAYGNVVPEVDINGLVETNSGVPVPLEGWSQRVIVEKVDPYNYSTVRAAGYSQAATSSLPAIPVNGFPLRVTVVVEYQSVNDASPQEIARVTWVRP; via the coding sequence ATGATCCACGACATCGCCGGAACGGTTCGAGCGGTGCGCCGGCGTCGGCGCGGGCCTCGGGCGTTCACGCTCCTCGAGACGATGATGGCCCTGGTCATCATCGGCGTCGGGATCCTCGCCTACGTTGACGCCCAGACGTCCTTCATCAAGACCAACGGCTGGTCGTCCCAGGCAGGCACCGCAATGCTGCTGGCGAACGAGATCCGCGAGATGACTCGTCGCCTGCCGCGGCACGACCCCGTCACCGGGCTCTTCGTCGACGGGAGCAGCGGCAGCCCGGTGCTCGTGGGCTGGGGACGCGAGGCCGGCGAGGCGACCGCCGCCGACATCGACGACATCGACGATCTCGACGGGATCCAGTTCGGCAACGGCGGGACGCTCCCAGGTCCCATCGACGCGTACGGCAACGTCGTGCCCGAGGTGGACATCAACGGCCTCGTGGAGACAAACTCCGGCGTGCCCGTCCCGCTCGAGGGTTGGTCGCAGCGGGTCATCGTCGAGAAGGTCGATCCGTACAACTACAGCACGGTGCGGGCGGCGGGTTATTCGCAGGCGGCAACCTCGTCGCTCCCGGCGATCCCCGTGAACGGCTTCCCGCTTCGTGTGACGGTGGTCGTGGAGTATCAGAGCGTGAACGACGCCTCGCCGCAGGAGATCGCGCGGGTGACGTGGGTCCGCCCGTAA
- a CDS encoding type II secretion system F family protein, whose translation MANYRYQIRNANGQVQVGVVSADTAQTAAAVLRNQGSHVLSLTAVSGSEEAKSLMDRFREANSGKPTQKHVLDFTTQLAVMIRAGINLRAALDGIGEQTTHVGFKKVIIKLKNDVESGKQFSEAIAKHPKLFNPLYVNMVRASEMSGSFSKMLDRIAAYIGQQLETRKMVVGAAIYPVIIGTLAVGVTVFLLTFVLPKFAGVFQGKEEILPWATKFLLGLSKFMVEKWYLLLAGALIIGGVVFAFTKTEVGRFWVDKAKLSVPIFRGMFRALYISRSLQTMGQLINAGVPMLDTLSITGEISGNSIFRSVWLKVHAHVKTGKKITHALMKDAILPKAVTQMIAAGEESGKLGEVLDEISVFYSKQLKDAIKAATSMIEPIMILMMGTVVGFIAMAIILPIFKMSQIVK comes from the coding sequence ATGGCCAACTATCGCTACCAGATTCGCAACGCCAACGGCCAGGTGCAGGTCGGGGTCGTCTCCGCCGACACGGCCCAGACCGCCGCGGCGGTTCTGCGCAACCAGGGGTCGCATGTTCTCTCCTTGACCGCGGTGAGCGGAAGCGAGGAGGCCAAGTCTCTGATGGATCGCTTCCGCGAGGCGAACTCGGGGAAGCCCACGCAGAAGCACGTCCTCGACTTCACCACGCAGTTGGCGGTCATGATCCGCGCCGGCATCAACCTCCGCGCGGCGCTCGACGGCATCGGCGAGCAGACCACCCACGTCGGGTTCAAGAAGGTCATCATCAAGCTCAAGAACGACGTCGAGTCGGGCAAGCAGTTCTCGGAGGCGATCGCGAAGCACCCGAAACTCTTCAACCCGCTCTACGTCAACATGGTCCGCGCCTCGGAGATGTCGGGCAGTTTCTCGAAGATGCTCGACCGAATCGCCGCGTACATCGGGCAGCAACTCGAGACGCGGAAGATGGTCGTCGGCGCCGCGATCTACCCGGTGATCATCGGCACGCTGGCGGTCGGCGTGACGGTCTTCCTGCTCACGTTCGTGCTCCCCAAGTTCGCGGGCGTCTTCCAGGGCAAGGAGGAGATCCTCCCCTGGGCCACGAAGTTCCTGCTGGGGCTCTCGAAGTTCATGGTGGAGAAGTGGTACCTGCTCCTCGCGGGCGCCTTGATCATCGGCGGCGTCGTCTTCGCGTTCACGAAGACCGAGGTCGGTCGCTTCTGGGTGGACAAGGCCAAGTTGAGCGTCCCGATCTTCCGCGGGATGTTCCGGGCGCTCTACATCAGCCGATCGCTCCAGACGATGGGCCAGTTGATCAACGCCGGCGTGCCGATGCTCGACACGCTCTCGATCACCGGCGAGATCTCCGGGAACTCGATCTTCCGCTCGGTGTGGCTGAAGGTGCACGCGCACGTGAAGACCGGCAAGAAGATCACCCACGCGCTCATGAAGGACGCGATCCTTCCCAAGGCGGTCACCCAGATGATCGCCGCGGGCGAGGAGTCCGGTAAGTTGGGCGAGGTCCTCGACGAGATCTCGGTCTTCTACTCCAAGCAGTTAAAGGACGCGATCAAGGCGGCAACGTCCATGATCGAGCCCATCATGATCCTCATGATGGGTACAGTCGTCGGCTTCATCGCCATGGCCATCATTCTGCCCATCTTCAAGATGAGCCAGATCGTGAAGTAA
- a CDS encoding type IV pilus twitching motility protein PilT, producing MDLLKILKAAYEADASDVHLIAGQVPVMRVHQVMTPMDLPVITPEVGRRFLEQMAPSEALATFEKQKDADFSFAVDGLARYRVNAHMQRGKVGMAMRMIKTKVPPLAALNLPEVIARLTYLPRGLVLVTGDTGSGKSTTLAAMIQAMNERYRKHIITLEDPVEYVFESKECVIEQRELGQDMPTFASGLKHALRQDPDIILVGEMRDLETTALAISAAETGHLVLSTLHTVNASQTVERIIDMYPAGQQNQIRSMLANTLQAVVSQTLFSRIDRAGMVPATETLLCTPAVRNLIRECRTFEIPNVIETNRAIGMMSLDASIAEAYFNGMISREDAIAQSAYPDKLERQLAA from the coding sequence TTGGACCTGCTCAAGATTCTCAAGGCGGCATATGAAGCGGACGCGTCGGACGTTCACCTGATCGCGGGACAAGTTCCCGTGATGCGAGTGCACCAGGTCATGACGCCTATGGACCTTCCGGTGATCACGCCCGAGGTGGGGCGCCGGTTCCTGGAGCAGATGGCTCCCTCCGAGGCGCTCGCGACCTTCGAGAAGCAGAAGGACGCCGACTTCTCCTTCGCGGTGGACGGGCTGGCCCGCTACCGCGTGAACGCGCACATGCAGCGCGGCAAGGTCGGCATGGCGATGCGAATGATCAAGACGAAGGTCCCGCCGCTCGCGGCATTGAACCTTCCCGAGGTCATCGCGCGTCTGACGTACCTCCCGCGAGGGCTAGTGCTGGTGACGGGGGACACAGGCTCGGGCAAGTCCACGACGCTCGCCGCCATGATCCAGGCGATGAACGAGCGGTATCGCAAGCATATCATCACGCTCGAGGACCCGGTCGAATACGTCTTCGAGAGCAAGGAGTGCGTGATCGAGCAGCGTGAACTCGGGCAGGACATGCCCACGTTCGCGTCGGGCCTCAAGCACGCGCTGCGTCAGGACCCGGACATCATCCTCGTCGGCGAAATGCGAGACCTGGAGACGACGGCCCTGGCGATCAGTGCCGCCGAGACGGGCCACCTCGTGCTCAGCACGCTGCACACGGTGAACGCCTCGCAGACGGTCGAGCGAATCATCGATATGTACCCGGCCGGCCAGCAGAACCAGATCCGCTCGATGCTGGCGAACACGCTGCAGGCGGTCGTCTCGCAGACGCTGTTCAGTCGAATCGATCGGGCGGGCATGGTCCCGGCGACGGAGACGCTCTTGTGCACGCCCGCGGTGCGCAACCTGATCCGCGAGTGCCGGACCTTCGAGATTCCCAACGTGATCGAGACGAACCGCGCTATCGGGATGATGAGCCTGGACGCGTCGATCGCCGAGGCGTACTTCAACGGGATGATCAGCCGGGAGGACGCGATCGCGCAGTCCGCATACCCGGACAAGCTGGAGCGTCAGTTGGCGGCCTGA
- the rnhA gene encoding ribonuclease HI: MTHHFAGLPRVELHTDGACSGNPGPGGWAYILKHPASGTAREASGAELDTTNNRMELRAVIEGLKALTKPSGVDLFSDSRYVLDGMKSWMANWKKRGWTTADRKPVKNRDLWEALDLLMQTHDVRFHWIRGHSEHPENERCDRLAVAAREALVANPD, encoded by the coding sequence ATGACGCACCACTTTGCCGGTCTCCCACGCGTGGAGTTGCACACCGATGGGGCGTGCTCGGGGAATCCCGGGCCGGGTGGGTGGGCGTACATCCTCAAGCACCCGGCGAGCGGGACGGCCCGCGAGGCGAGCGGGGCCGAGTTGGACACGACCAATAACCGTATGGAACTCCGCGCGGTGATCGAGGGGCTGAAAGCGCTCACGAAGCCTTCGGGTGTCGATCTGTTCTCGGACTCGAGGTATGTCCTCGACGGGATGAAGAGTTGGATGGCGAACTGGAAGAAGCGCGGCTGGACGACCGCGGATCGCAAGCCCGTGAAGAACAGGGACTTGTGGGAAGCGCTCGACCTCCTGATGCAGACCCACGACGTGCGCTTTCATTGGATACGCGGGCACAGCGAGCACCCGGAGAACGAGCGGTGCGACCGGCTCGCGGTGGCGGCCCGCGAGGCGCTGGTGGCGAATCCCGACTGA
- a CDS encoding glycogen/starch synthase yields MPRAGEAGLLLEFAWEVCNQVGGIYQVIRSKVPFVRSRWGERYMLVGPFDAGKVGLEFEPMPAPEWLEAVIGRLRDEGLRVHHGTWLIPGRPRVLLLEHWGSAEHLAKAKYAIWKDHGIETPGSDWLIDGVVSFADASRRLVEAIAEERTRRAHEGTVIAHFHEWMSGMAIPMLRHRNVPVTTVFTTHATLLGRYIASAHDDLYDRLPWIDQAHEAAAYNIRAQHAIERASAHGAHVLTTVSSITAEECASLLGRSVDVVTPNGLSIGMYNAGHDQQRFHQEYKDWIHRFTMGHFFPSYSFDLDRTLYFFTSGRFEPHNKGFDLCLEAMARLNSELKTRNLGKTVVFFVVSRRATKGINPLAMEKRGVLNELWEVCEKITQGVGSRLFYRSASGGRLKLDDLVDEYWMLRYRRAQHALRQPCLPMVVTHILEDDVHDPVLNHVRVLGLLNREEDPVKVVYHPDFITPTNRLWEIEYDQFVRGCHMGIFPSLYEPWGYTPLECIAMGVPAVTSDLAGFGRYAQETYQDHDAWGLTVLKRRGRSFQDAAGDLARRMLDFCTLERRDRIALRNEVDRRSWEFDWEKLGKAYTTAYDLALARFDAERSGETGGVAMVSAASLVAGRRMGMGGVGSAGGFGVERAR; encoded by the coding sequence ATGCCGCGCGCCGGCGAGGCGGGGCTTCTGCTGGAGTTCGCGTGGGAGGTCTGTAACCAGGTCGGCGGGATCTATCAGGTGATCCGGTCGAAGGTGCCGTTTGTCCGCTCGCGCTGGGGCGAACGGTACATGCTGGTAGGCCCGTTTGACGCGGGGAAGGTGGGCCTGGAGTTCGAGCCGATGCCCGCGCCGGAGTGGCTCGAGGCCGTAATCGGGCGCCTTCGCGACGAGGGTCTTCGGGTGCACCACGGGACGTGGTTGATCCCCGGCAGGCCGAGGGTCTTGCTACTCGAGCACTGGGGGTCGGCGGAGCATCTGGCGAAGGCGAAGTACGCGATCTGGAAGGACCATGGCATCGAGACGCCCGGCTCGGACTGGCTCATCGATGGCGTGGTCTCCTTCGCCGACGCGTCGAGGCGGCTGGTCGAGGCGATCGCGGAGGAGCGCACGAGGCGCGCCCACGAGGGGACGGTGATCGCCCACTTCCACGAGTGGATGAGCGGCATGGCGATCCCGATGCTGCGCCATCGGAACGTGCCGGTGACCACGGTCTTCACGACGCACGCGACGCTGCTGGGAAGGTACATCGCCTCGGCTCATGACGATCTCTACGACCGTCTGCCCTGGATCGACCAGGCGCACGAGGCGGCAGCGTACAACATCCGCGCCCAGCACGCCATCGAGCGAGCCAGCGCCCACGGGGCCCACGTCCTCACGACCGTCTCGTCGATCACGGCGGAGGAGTGCGCGTCACTCCTCGGGCGGTCAGTGGATGTGGTGACGCCCAATGGCCTCTCGATCGGGATGTACAACGCCGGGCACGATCAGCAGCGGTTCCATCAGGAGTACAAGGACTGGATCCATCGCTTCACGATGGGGCACTTCTTCCCGAGTTACTCCTTCGATCTGGATCGGACGCTGTACTTCTTCACGAGCGGGCGGTTCGAGCCACACAACAAGGGGTTCGATCTCTGCCTGGAGGCGATGGCGCGCCTGAACTCGGAACTCAAGACGAGAAACCTCGGCAAGACAGTGGTCTTCTTCGTGGTCTCCCGACGAGCGACCAAGGGGATCAATCCCCTCGCGATGGAAAAACGTGGCGTGCTCAACGAGTTGTGGGAGGTCTGCGAGAAGATCACACAAGGCGTCGGCTCGCGACTCTTTTATCGCTCGGCGTCGGGCGGACGCCTGAAACTCGACGATCTCGTGGATGAGTATTGGATGTTGCGGTATCGCCGGGCGCAGCACGCGCTCAGGCAGCCCTGCCTGCCGATGGTCGTGACGCACATCCTCGAGGATGATGTGCACGATCCGGTCTTGAACCACGTCCGCGTGCTGGGTCTCCTCAATCGCGAGGAGGACCCGGTCAAAGTGGTGTATCACCCGGACTTCATCACGCCGACGAACCGTCTGTGGGAGATCGAGTACGACCAGTTCGTGCGTGGGTGCCACATGGGGATCTTCCCGAGCCTGTACGAGCCGTGGGGCTACACGCCGCTCGAGTGCATCGCGATGGGCGTCCCCGCGGTGACGAGCGACCTCGCGGGGTTCGGAAGGTACGCGCAGGAGACCTACCAGGACCACGACGCGTGGGGCCTGACCGTGCTGAAGCGGCGTGGGCGCTCGTTCCAGGATGCCGCGGGCGACCTCGCGAGGCGAATGCTCGACTTCTGCACGCTCGAACGCCGCGACCGCATCGCGCTGCGCAACGAGGTCGATCGACGATCCTGGGAGTTCGACTGGGAGAAACTCGGCAAGGCGTACACGACGGCGTACGACCTGGCCCTTGCGCGATTCGACGCCGAACGCTCCGGCGAGACCGGCGGCGTCGCGATGGTCTCGGCGGCGTCACTCGTCGCGGGCCGACGGATGGGGATGGGTGGTGTCGGGAGCGCGGGTGGATTCGGCGTGGAGCGGGCGCGATGA
- a CDS encoding phosphoribosylformylglycinamidine synthase subunit PurS yields the protein MPPATAADTSTLTPRVHRFEVRAKPGQTDPRADALARSAESHGLRANAQTASIYLIEATLSDVHLDRLASQLLADPVCEVASRGTNPTPSKYTTIEVHPLPGVMDPAAQSVREAIADLLGIEADVSTGIRFDIDGLTKDQAIDLARATLANPVIHQITTAPFHPKSLPKGHVYTLNLRHVPIRDLSDEQLLSMSRQAHLFLSLDEMRAVQAEYRTLGREPTDIELETIAQTWSEHCVHKTLKSTVRYAGDLPTPQTGKPRPGHTINPDGTVTITNLLKSTIAAATHELIADGVTWALSVFKDNSGVVALDDRWAVNIKVETHNRPSAIEPYGGAATGVGGCIRDVIATGLGAKPIANTDVFCVAHPTRAADTLPPGTIPPRRILSEVTAGVRDYGNRMGIPTVNGAVHFDDRYVGNPLVFCGCIGLLPRDRIKGAPASGDHIIALGGRTGRDGIHGATFSSAELESSASTEFAHAVQIGNAIEEKRLLDAILRARSAGPNSTPLYSALTDCGAGGFSSAIGELGSTLGAQVHLDRAPLKYAGLSYTEIWISEAQERIILAVPAKHIDALRAICKDEGVEFADLGHFGTPEQDLVLLYHATEVGRLPMHFLHDGIPTPTREAVWSTPASPTNPTSATPPAIADALLSLLAHPTIASKHWLIRQYDHEVQGNTIVKPLVGPSGRGPSDAAVLQPVPGSPAGVAIACGLQTPVGDPALGGDTYAMALAAIDECVRNLVCVGADPSRIAILDNFCWPSCEKPANLATLVRACEGCYDAAHAYRTPFVSGKDSLNNQLRYTDPKTGEKKVIEIPPTLLITGLGRLEDAAHAITMDAKRPGHVLALVGQTTPEMRASLYAERFGVHESWGPLANHIPAPSLRVGPATARAVHAMIAGQLIQSAHDCSEGGLLVALAEMLIATTGPDAPTPSLGADLLMGHGHASPHQLAFAESPSRYILEIHEDDVARARTIAEREPGIRFEILGVLTETGRLSWRDQHLDLEVRDLAKAWLNPLDW from the coding sequence ATGCCCCCAGCCACTGCCGCAGACACGAGCACACTGACCCCGCGCGTCCACCGATTCGAGGTCCGCGCCAAGCCGGGCCAGACCGACCCGCGTGCCGACGCCCTCGCTCGGAGTGCCGAGTCCCATGGCCTGCGCGCCAACGCCCAGACCGCGTCCATCTATCTCATTGAGGCGACACTGAGTGATGTCCATCTCGACCGCCTCGCCTCGCAACTCCTCGCTGATCCCGTTTGCGAGGTGGCCTCCCGGGGCACAAATCCCACGCCATCCAAATACACCACGATCGAGGTCCATCCCCTCCCCGGCGTGATGGACCCGGCCGCGCAAAGCGTGCGCGAGGCGATCGCCGACCTCCTGGGCATCGAGGCCGATGTTTCCACCGGGATTCGCTTCGACATCGATGGCCTCACCAAAGACCAGGCCATCGACCTCGCCCGCGCGACGCTCGCCAACCCCGTCATCCACCAGATCACGACCGCGCCTTTCCACCCGAAGAGCCTCCCCAAAGGCCACGTCTACACGCTCAATCTCCGCCACGTTCCCATCCGCGACCTGAGCGACGAGCAACTCCTGTCAATGTCGCGTCAGGCGCACCTCTTTCTCAGCCTCGATGAGATGCGGGCGGTGCAGGCCGAGTATCGCACGCTCGGGCGAGAGCCGACGGACATCGAACTCGAGACCATCGCCCAGACCTGGTCCGAGCACTGCGTGCACAAGACTCTCAAGAGCACAGTTCGGTACGCGGGCGACTTGCCCACTCCACAGACCGGGAAGCCCCGCCCCGGGCACACCATCAACCCCGACGGCACCGTCACCATCACCAACCTTCTGAAATCCACCATCGCCGCCGCCACGCACGAACTCATCGCCGATGGAGTGACGTGGGCGCTCTCGGTCTTCAAGGACAACTCCGGCGTCGTCGCGCTCGACGACCGCTGGGCCGTCAACATCAAGGTCGAGACGCACAACCGCCCCAGCGCCATCGAGCCGTATGGCGGGGCCGCCACCGGTGTCGGCGGGTGCATCCGCGACGTCATCGCGACCGGCCTTGGCGCCAAGCCCATCGCGAACACCGACGTCTTCTGCGTTGCCCATCCCACGCGTGCCGCCGACACGCTCCCGCCCGGCACCATCCCGCCGCGCCGGATCCTCAGCGAGGTCACCGCGGGCGTGCGCGACTATGGCAACCGCATGGGCATCCCCACCGTCAACGGGGCCGTTCACTTCGACGACCGGTACGTCGGCAATCCCCTCGTCTTCTGCGGCTGCATCGGCCTGCTCCCGCGCGACCGCATCAAGGGCGCACCCGCGTCGGGCGATCACATCATCGCGCTCGGCGGACGCACCGGACGCGATGGCATCCACGGCGCCACCTTCTCTTCCGCGGAACTCGAGTCCAGCGCCTCCACCGAGTTCGCCCATGCCGTCCAGATCGGCAACGCCATCGAGGAGAAACGCCTCCTCGATGCCATTCTCCGCGCGCGCAGCGCCGGCCCGAACAGCACGCCGCTCTACTCGGCTCTCACCGACTGCGGCGCGGGTGGCTTCTCCTCCGCCATCGGCGAACTCGGCTCGACGCTCGGCGCCCAGGTCCACCTCGATCGCGCGCCGTTGAAATACGCCGGCCTCTCCTACACCGAGATCTGGATCAGCGAGGCCCAGGAACGCATCATCCTCGCCGTCCCCGCGAAGCACATCGACGCGCTCCGCGCCATCTGCAAAGACGAGGGCGTCGAGTTCGCCGATCTCGGGCACTTCGGCACGCCCGAGCAGGACCTCGTCCTCCTGTACCACGCGACCGAGGTCGGGCGCCTCCCCATGCATTTCCTGCACGACGGCATCCCCACGCCCACGCGCGAGGCCGTCTGGTCCACGCCCGCAAGCCCGACGAATCCGACTTCCGCCACGCCTCCCGCAATTGCCGATGCGCTCCTCTCGCTCCTCGCCCATCCCACCATCGCCTCCAAGCACTGGCTTATTCGCCAGTATGACCATGAGGTGCAGGGGAACACGATCGTCAAGCCGCTGGTGGGTCCATCGGGTCGAGGCCCGAGCGACGCCGCCGTGCTCCAGCCCGTACCAGGCTCACCCGCCGGCGTCGCCATCGCCTGTGGTCTGCAGACGCCTGTCGGCGATCCGGCCCTCGGCGGCGACACCTACGCCATGGCGCTCGCCGCCATCGACGAGTGCGTGCGCAACCTCGTCTGCGTCGGCGCCGACCCGTCGCGCATCGCCATCCTCGACAACTTCTGCTGGCCCTCGTGCGAGAAGCCCGCCAACCTCGCCACGCTCGTCCGCGCCTGCGAGGGGTGCTACGACGCCGCCCACGCCTATCGCACGCCATTCGTCAGCGGCAAGGACTCGCTCAACAACCAACTCCGCTACACCGACCCCAAGACCGGCGAGAAGAAGGTCATCGAGATCCCCCCCACGCTTCTCATCACCGGGCTCGGGCGACTCGAGGACGCCGCCCACGCCATCACCATGGACGCCAAGCGCCCGGGGCATGTCCTCGCCCTCGTCGGGCAGACCACGCCCGAGATGCGTGCCAGCCTCTATGCCGAGCGCTTCGGCGTGCACGAGTCGTGGGGACCGCTCGCCAACCACATCCCCGCGCCAAGTCTCCGTGTCGGCCCCGCGACGGCGCGAGCGGTGCACGCCATGATCGCGGGACAACTTATCCAGAGCGCCCACGACTGCTCCGAGGGTGGCCTCCTCGTCGCCCTCGCCGAGATGCTCATCGCCACCACAGGCCCCGACGCCCCAACACCCTCACTCGGCGCCGACCTCCTCATGGGCCATGGGCACGCCTCGCCCCACCAACTCGCGTTCGCCGAATCCCCCTCGCGCTACATCCTCGAGATCCACGAGGACGACGTCGCTCGCGCGCGCACCATCGCCGAGCGCGAGCCGGGCATTCGCTTCGAGATCCTCGGCGTTCTCACCGAGACAGGCCGCCTCTCCTGGCGCGATCAGCACCTCGACCTCGAGGTCCGTGACCTCGCCAAAGCCTGGCTCAATCCCCTGGATTGGTAA
- a CDS encoding STAS domain-containing protein translates to MPTEWSDDIVIAELADEPALSDELTGIVQRLESTDARKPSVVLNFAGVSYVNSSNLAQLLKIKSRLKEAGRTLRLCSVSDDVWSVLMVTGLDKVFQFHPDPMTALAAIQIDIANDDETPKADGPRGGRR, encoded by the coding sequence ATGCCCACGGAATGGTCTGACGACATCGTGATTGCGGAACTCGCCGATGAGCCTGCTCTCTCTGATGAGTTGACGGGGATTGTGCAGCGTCTGGAGTCCACCGACGCCCGCAAGCCCAGCGTCGTCCTGAACTTCGCCGGTGTGTCGTATGTCAACAGTTCCAACCTTGCCCAACTTCTCAAGATCAAGAGCCGCCTGAAGGAAGCCGGGCGGACGCTGCGGCTGTGCTCGGTCTCGGACGATGTCTGGTCCGTGCTCATGGTGACCGGTCTGGACAAGGTCTTCCAGTTCCATCCAGACCCGATGACCGCGCTCGCGGCGATCCAGATCGACATCGCCAACGACGACGAGACACCCAAGGCCGACGGCCCGCGCGGAGGCCGGCGTTGA